From a region of the Lactuca sativa cultivar Salinas chromosome 4, Lsat_Salinas_v11, whole genome shotgun sequence genome:
- the LOC111907843 gene encoding uncharacterized protein LOC111907843 produces MSRESFVQLCAHFRVNYALKDSKHVSVEEKMAMFFMMIGHNQRYVIIKRRFQHSKQTIHKFFHEVLDKMLLFAHDIIVPTSFNLNPNISGHNRRLRRVFKGAVGALDGTLIHVVPANKRDLYRSRGNDDYYQNVLAICDFNMMFTFVVAGWEGISHDSRILSEALANPHAPFPFPPPDKYYLCDAVYLNIRGFVAPYHNVRYWLGDFRRRCALTNKEKFNHAHTKLRNVIERVFGVLKARFPILKRMAPFSLVTQRNISLAYFALHTFIRRDGLRDEFFARYDEPNVSVRNNNAVVDNDEDEIPTHGTVADREYMTRDEITEQLIQNME; encoded by the exons ATGTCCCGTGAATCATTTGTCCAGCTATGTGCTCATTTTAGAGTAAACTACGCTTTAAAGGATAGCAAACATGTGTCGGTTGAGGAGAAGATGGCTATGTTTTTTATGATGATCGGTCATAACCAACGTTATGTGATTATCAAGCGTAGATTTCAACACTCAAAGCAAACAATTCATAAGTTTTTTCATGAAGTGTTGGACAAAATGTTGCTTTTCGCACATGACATTATAGTGCCAACTTCTTTTAATCTAAATCCAAACATTTCGGGACATAATAGGAGGCTACGACGGGTGTTCAAGGGAGCAGTTGGTGCACTTgatggcactttgatacatgtTGTCCCTGCAAACAAACGAGATTTATATAGAAGTAGGGGAAACGACGATTATTACCAAAACGTATTGGCAATATGTGACTTCAACATGATGTTTACGTTTGTTGTGGCCGGTTGGGAAGGGATATCACACGATTCTAGAATTTTATCAGAAGCATTAGCAAATCCACATGCACCATTCCCGTTTCCACCACCAG ATAAATATTATCTTTGCGATGCCGTCTATTTAAACATTCGAGGTTTTGTGGCACCGTACCATAATGTGAGGTATTGGCTTGGAGATTTCCGTCGAAGATGTGCATTAAcgaataaagaaaaatttaaccATGCACACACAAAACTTCGGAATGTCATTGAACGTGTTTTTGGTGTCTTGAAAGCGCGATTCCCTATATTGAAGAGGATGGCACCATTCTCGTTGGTTACACAACGAAACATTTCCCTAGCATATTTTGCgcttcatacttttataagaagaGATGGACTACGTGATGAGTTTTTTGCACGATATGATGAACCAAATGTCTCGGTTCGGAATAACAATGCAGTCGTTGATAATGATGAAGATGAGATTCCAACACATGGTACTGTAGCGGACCGTGAATATATGACCCGGGATGAAATTACCGAACAATTGATACAAAATATGGAATGA